A genomic segment from Halomonas sp. GD1P12 encodes:
- a CDS encoding putative selenate ABC transporter substrate-binding protein produces the protein MSRPPLLARAAVLFALASPLAAADTLVFTAIPDEDETRLQQRFQSVADYLSDELDVDVRFIPVTSYAASVTAFRNNQVQLAWFGGFTGVQARELVPGSQAIAQGVEDPEYKSYFIANASTGIEPVESDTAPKALEGLTFTFGSQSSTSGRLMPEYFLTRDLGASPGELFSRVGYSGNHSRTVSLVQSGAYQAGVLSYTAWENEVEQGNVDPEQVQVVWESPTYPDYHWTVRGDVDERFGEGFTERLQQALLDMDDPELLASFPRSGFIPASNEDFQPIHDVAVSLDLL, from the coding sequence ATGTCTCGCCCACCGCTACTGGCCCGTGCGGCCGTTCTGTTTGCGCTGGCCTCACCCTTGGCCGCCGCCGATACGCTGGTTTTCACCGCCATTCCCGACGAGGACGAGACGCGCCTGCAGCAGCGCTTTCAGTCGGTGGCAGACTACCTTTCTGACGAGCTCGATGTCGACGTGCGCTTCATTCCCGTGACCTCTTATGCCGCTTCGGTCACCGCGTTTCGCAACAATCAGGTACAGCTGGCCTGGTTCGGCGGCTTTACCGGCGTGCAGGCGCGCGAGCTGGTGCCCGGCTCCCAAGCGATCGCCCAGGGCGTCGAGGACCCGGAGTACAAGAGCTACTTCATCGCCAACGCATCCACCGGCATCGAGCCGGTCGAGTCCGATACCGCACCAAAAGCGCTCGAGGGGCTGACCTTCACCTTCGGCTCGCAAAGCTCGACGTCCGGGCGGCTGATGCCGGAGTACTTTCTGACTCGCGATCTGGGCGCCTCGCCGGGCGAGCTCTTTTCGCGCGTGGGCTACAGCGGCAACCACAGCCGCACGGTGTCGCTGGTGCAGTCCGGGGCGTATCAGGCGGGCGTTCTGAGCTATACCGCCTGGGAGAACGAGGTCGAGCAGGGCAACGTCGACCCGGAGCAGGTGCAGGTCGTTTGGGAATCACCGACCTATCCGGACTACCATTGGACCGTGCGCGGCGACGTCGACGAGCGCTTCGGCGAGGGGTTCACCGAGCGGTTGCAGCAGGCGCTTCTGGATATGGACGACCCGGAGCTTTTGGCGAGCTTCCCGCGCTCGGGCTTCATCCCCGCCTCGAACGAGGATTTCCAACCGATTCATGACGTGGCGGTCTCGCTGGACCTGCTGTAA
- a CDS encoding phosphonate ABC transporter ATP-binding protein: MSDFVLQNAEAYYGATRVLEPLSLTIDKGEHVALIGKSGAGKSTLLSLMYDRWQTQPVALMPQALGLVDTLSVFHNVYMGRLDRHRWWRNLATLAKPWKRDIDEIVALLDDVGIGEKRWTPCGELSGGQRQRVAAARVLYQQGELLLADEPVSALDGPQASAIMGKLTQGYPRTVLAMHDLELALAFCTRIVGLKEGAIALNAPSKTLTAASLQDLY; the protein is encoded by the coding sequence GTGAGCGATTTCGTTTTACAAAACGCCGAGGCTTACTACGGCGCCACCCGAGTGCTCGAGCCGCTGTCGCTTACGATCGACAAGGGCGAGCACGTGGCGCTCATCGGCAAGAGCGGGGCGGGCAAGTCGACGCTGCTCTCCTTGATGTATGACCGCTGGCAGACACAGCCGGTGGCGCTGATGCCCCAGGCGCTGGGGCTCGTTGATACGCTGTCGGTGTTTCACAACGTCTACATGGGCAGGCTCGACCGCCACCGGTGGTGGCGCAACCTGGCGACCCTTGCCAAACCCTGGAAGCGCGACATCGACGAGATCGTCGCGCTGCTCGATGACGTTGGCATTGGCGAGAAGCGCTGGACGCCCTGCGGTGAGCTCTCCGGCGGCCAGCGCCAGCGCGTGGCGGCGGCTCGCGTGCTCTACCAGCAGGGCGAGTTGCTGTTGGCCGACGAGCCGGTCTCGGCGCTCGATGGCCCCCAGGCAAGTGCGATCATGGGCAAGCTGACCCAGGGCTATCCGCGCACGGTGCTGGCGATGCACGATCTGGAGCTGGCGCTTGCGTTCTGTACCCGAATCGTCGGGCTCAAGGAGGGGGCCATCGCGCTGAATGCGCCGAGCAAGACGCTCACCGCCGCCTCTCTTCAGGATCTCTACTGA
- a CDS encoding PhnE/PtxC family ABC transporter permease, protein MPLSATTRVTLGFVLLALVCLALGDFEISAHAPWHSLGQLFLGLLQPDFSSVDSLGGALLRTVAFAFVGVGVGSLAGMLLALVFHRWWVRTFSAFIRAIHELFWALIFLQSFGLHPVTGVLAIAIPYAGIFAKVYAEILDETDPLPGEALPRRADRVSTLVYARISQAWPHLVSYTAYRLECGLRSSAVLGFVGMPTIGYHLMAAFAQGHYPTVGALLLMFYLLIGTLRWWVRPKILPLYLLVAPFFLGTGLPIMWSNVTRFFTEDIVPAPLRRGEGLEALWAWLTRLFVDQALPGIWNTLLLTQIALVATGVLALLLFPLISRHFMGRFGGVAGHVGLVVMRSTPEYMLAFILLQLWGPSMLPAVVALALHNGGIIAHLIGRRSNEVTLRQDAPTGVNRYAYEIVPRLYGPFLALLFYRWEIIMRETAILGILGIATLGFYVDSAIQEIRFDRAMVLILITALLNIGVDVLARRLRGHLRLRHGVNRQQC, encoded by the coding sequence ATGCCGCTCTCTGCCACGACCCGCGTCACGCTCGGGTTCGTTCTGCTGGCGCTGGTGTGCCTGGCGCTTGGCGATTTCGAGATCAGCGCCCACGCCCCCTGGCATTCGCTGGGCCAGCTTTTTTTAGGCTTGCTCCAGCCGGATTTTTCGAGCGTCGACTCGCTTGGCGGGGCGCTGTTGCGCACCGTGGCGTTTGCCTTCGTCGGCGTTGGGGTGGGCTCGCTTGCCGGGATGCTTCTGGCGCTTGTCTTCCACCGTTGGTGGGTGCGCACCTTCAGCGCCTTCATTCGCGCCATCCACGAACTCTTCTGGGCGCTAATCTTTCTTCAAAGCTTCGGCCTGCATCCGGTGACCGGGGTGCTGGCCATCGCCATTCCCTACGCGGGCATCTTCGCCAAGGTGTACGCGGAAATCCTCGATGAAACCGACCCGCTGCCCGGTGAGGCGCTGCCGCGAAGAGCCGACCGGGTCTCGACACTCGTCTACGCGCGTATCAGCCAGGCCTGGCCGCACCTGGTGAGCTACACGGCCTACCGTCTGGAGTGCGGGCTGCGCTCCAGTGCGGTGCTCGGTTTCGTCGGCATGCCGACCATTGGCTATCACCTGATGGCGGCGTTCGCCCAGGGCCACTACCCGACGGTGGGCGCGCTTTTGCTGATGTTTTACCTGTTGATCGGTACGCTCAGGTGGTGGGTGCGCCCGAAAATCCTGCCGCTTTATCTGCTCGTAGCGCCTTTCTTTCTGGGCACGGGGCTTCCCATCATGTGGTCGAACGTGACGCGGTTTTTCACCGAGGACATCGTGCCCGCGCCGCTCAGAAGAGGCGAGGGGCTCGAGGCACTGTGGGCGTGGTTGACCCGGCTGTTCGTCGACCAGGCGCTGCCGGGCATCTGGAATACGCTGCTGCTCACCCAGATCGCGCTGGTGGCGACCGGGGTGCTGGCGCTGCTGCTCTTTCCGCTGATTTCGCGCCACTTCATGGGCCGCTTCGGCGGCGTGGCGGGCCACGTGGGTCTGGTGGTGATGCGCTCGACGCCGGAGTACATGCTGGCGTTCATTTTGCTGCAGCTCTGGGGGCCGTCGATGCTGCCAGCGGTGGTGGCGCTGGCGCTGCACAACGGCGGCATCATCGCGCACCTTATCGGGCGGCGCAGCAACGAGGTGACGCTCAGACAGGACGCCCCAACGGGGGTGAACCGCTACGCGTACGAGATAGTGCCACGCCTTTACGGCCCCTTTCTGGCGCTTTTGTTCTACCGCTGGGAGATCATCATGCGCGAAACGGCGATTCTCGGCATCCTCGGCATCGCTACCCTCGGTTTTTACGTGGATAGCGCGATCCAGGAGATTCGCTTCGACCGCGCGATGGTGCTGATATTGATCACCGCGCTACTCAACATTGGCGTCGACGTGCTGGCAAGGCGCCTGCGCGGACATTTGCGCCTGCGTCACGGGGTCAATCGCCAGCAGTGTTAG
- a CDS encoding YrhK family protein, whose amino-acid sequence MQRQQHSQSGDWLFTIGQRELVVHQRYEVLSIVNDILIGIWFVIGSVCFFYEGSIQTVGVWLFLIGSVQLLIRPLIRLHRFIYFKRLPDTDQDA is encoded by the coding sequence ATGCAGCGCCAACAGCATTCCCAAAGCGGCGACTGGCTTTTCACCATTGGCCAGCGCGAACTCGTCGTTCATCAGCGCTACGAAGTATTGAGCATCGTTAACGATATTCTGATCGGCATCTGGTTCGTGATTGGCAGCGTCTGCTTTTTCTATGAGGGCAGCATTCAGACCGTCGGCGTGTGGCTGTTTCTGATCGGCAGCGTGCAGCTTTTGATTCGCCCGCTCATTCGGCTTCACCGCTTCATCTACTTCAAGCGGCTGCCGGACACCGACCAGGACGCCTGA